From Marinobacter alexandrii, one genomic window encodes:
- a CDS encoding PadR family transcriptional regulator: protein MKGTHLGEFEELVLLIIGVLYPSAYGLAVKQEIANQTKRSPAIGAIHSALSRLEDKGFLKSHLADATHERGGRRKKLYEITASGKQAVEYNRSLRNTLWNQIPELAWKNV from the coding sequence ATGAAAGGAACTCATTTAGGAGAATTTGAAGAACTCGTTCTATTAATCATAGGAGTTCTATATCCCAGTGCCTATGGCCTAGCTGTAAAGCAAGAAATAGCCAATCAAACCAAAAGATCTCCTGCCATTGGGGCTATACACTCTGCCCTCAGTAGGCTAGAAGATAAAGGATTCTTAAAATCACACCTCGCAGACGCCACTCATGAGAGAGGTGGTCGAAGAAAAAAACTATATGAGATTACAGCTTCAGGAAAACAAGCAGTTGAGTATAATCGATCACTTAGAAATACTCTTTGGAATCAAATCCCAGAGCTGGCCTGGAAAAATGTATGA
- a CDS encoding ABC transporter permease: protein MNKKIPPKWALRFLKFYCKDHYLEQIEGDLFELFERNNSRFKFGWNTIRFFRWRYLKGLEDFEQLTTLAMVKNYLKVAIRTLLRQKSYTFINISGLAVAIASALLISMYIFHEKSYDNFFPETDRMYRVANGDHGRWTPSLLAQTIQAEIPQIEAATKINGLSESFLEVNDQGILQDGGLWVDENFLKVFDIDLKQGSLEYALSQPDHLILTETLADKYFKDISAMDKVISIDGDQFKVVGIVADPPRNTHIPYKYIVANPIDPDQTYHWSGNNTYTYTKLKKGATTQEVSILLAELYEEKVGPDFIEYTGHESFEALVKEYPNRNFAFTLIPVLDIHLKKSNFSLGSQGNEESILIFSLIAVFILIIACINYINLSTARSALRSKEVGIRKSLGSQKKNIILQFLTESMLITFLSLIFACILAVSSINLFNELTQRSFVNADLFTPSNLLVLAALLIVVGPLAGGYPAYVMSRFNPIQALKGGITKAGKSTLRNILVIFQFATSVFLIAITLVIYFQVEHLQSQDIGIDINNTLVIRNGTELGDKYDVLKSELEKKPYIKQVSKTSNVPFYGFPDYGYSVPNEAGQAFSPYNAFMAPGTEKIFNMELIDGRFFKEDFIPDTATVIVNQALAKELGWENPIGRKLERDNKIYTVIGLVKDFNFTSLKRDVGSLIIRYGFDSYEIGIYHQNYILVQFSNQNLMKVFDDVENQWSNLAGGYPFEAKFLDDTFQQQFEGEKRFGMTFTTFSGIAIFIALLGLFALTTFVLQRRFKEIAVRKVLGASVTSLINMIIKDFTKLVLLGSIIGIGAAFYWLNDWLQGYANRIEITWYLLILPIIIILILTWVVVSAKSYKAAVANPSQALKDE from the coding sequence ATGAACAAAAAAATTCCACCTAAATGGGCGTTAAGATTTCTTAAATTTTACTGCAAGGATCACTACTTGGAGCAAATTGAAGGAGATCTATTTGAGCTATTTGAACGTAATAATTCCAGATTCAAATTTGGCTGGAATACCATTCGCTTCTTTCGATGGAGGTATTTAAAAGGACTTGAAGATTTTGAACAATTAACAACACTCGCAATGGTCAAAAATTATTTAAAAGTAGCTATTAGAACACTCTTGAGACAAAAGAGCTACACGTTTATTAATATCTCAGGGCTAGCAGTTGCTATTGCGTCCGCTCTCCTCATATCCATGTATATCTTTCATGAAAAAAGCTATGACAACTTCTTTCCTGAGACAGATAGGATGTATAGAGTAGCGAATGGAGATCACGGAAGATGGACTCCCTCCTTGCTCGCACAAACGATTCAGGCAGAAATACCTCAAATAGAAGCTGCAACAAAGATTAATGGTTTATCAGAGTCTTTCCTGGAAGTGAATGATCAGGGTATCCTACAAGATGGAGGCCTTTGGGTAGACGAGAATTTTCTAAAAGTCTTTGATATTGACTTAAAGCAAGGGAGTTTGGAATATGCACTATCTCAACCAGATCATTTGATTCTTACAGAAACACTTGCAGATAAATACTTCAAGGATATTTCTGCAATGGACAAAGTCATCAGTATTGATGGAGACCAATTCAAAGTAGTAGGTATCGTAGCTGACCCTCCGAGAAACACTCACATACCCTATAAGTACATTGTAGCTAATCCAATAGATCCAGATCAGACATACCACTGGAGTGGAAATAATACATACACCTATACCAAACTTAAAAAAGGTGCTACTACTCAAGAGGTCTCAATCCTATTAGCTGAACTATATGAAGAAAAAGTAGGACCAGACTTCATAGAATATACAGGGCATGAATCATTCGAAGCACTCGTAAAGGAATATCCCAATCGCAACTTTGCATTTACGCTTATTCCTGTATTAGATATTCATCTTAAAAAATCTAATTTCAGTTTAGGCTCTCAAGGGAACGAAGAAAGCATTCTCATATTCAGCCTCATTGCCGTATTCATTTTGATAATCGCATGCATTAACTACATCAACTTATCTACTGCCCGATCAGCTCTAAGATCCAAAGAAGTAGGAATAAGAAAATCGCTCGGCTCTCAAAAGAAAAATATCATACTTCAGTTTCTCACGGAATCTATGCTGATCACATTCTTATCATTAATTTTCGCATGCATACTAGCTGTTTCGTCTATTAATCTTTTTAATGAACTCACCCAGAGATCTTTTGTCAATGCTGATCTTTTTACTCCTAGTAATCTTCTTGTGTTAGCTGCTTTATTAATTGTAGTCGGTCCACTTGCAGGTGGGTATCCAGCCTATGTTATGTCCAGATTTAATCCTATTCAGGCACTAAAAGGTGGAATTACCAAAGCTGGTAAATCAACCTTGAGGAATATACTCGTCATATTTCAATTCGCGACTTCCGTCTTTTTGATTGCCATAACGCTAGTCATCTATTTTCAGGTAGAACACCTACAATCACAGGATATAGGTATTGATATAAATAACACATTAGTCATCCGCAACGGTACAGAGCTTGGGGATAAATATGACGTTTTAAAAAGTGAGCTAGAGAAAAAACCGTATATCAAGCAGGTAAGTAAAACCAGTAATGTTCCGTTCTATGGATTTCCTGACTATGGGTATTCAGTACCCAATGAAGCTGGACAGGCATTTAGCCCATATAATGCTTTTATGGCTCCTGGTACAGAGAAAATCTTCAATATGGAATTGATAGATGGGCGATTTTTTAAAGAAGATTTTATTCCTGATACCGCCACAGTCATCGTTAATCAAGCGCTAGCGAAAGAGCTTGGATGGGAAAATCCGATAGGCAGAAAACTTGAACGTGATAACAAAATTTATACTGTAATAGGGCTAGTCAAAGATTTCAATTTTACTTCACTAAAAAGAGATGTTGGCTCCCTAATCATTAGATATGGATTCGATAGCTACGAAATTGGTATTTATCATCAGAACTATATCCTTGTTCAATTTTCCAATCAAAATCTTATGAAGGTTTTTGATGATGTAGAGAACCAATGGTCAAACCTGGCCGGGGGTTATCCATTTGAAGCAAAATTTTTAGATGATACCTTTCAGCAGCAATTTGAAGGGGAAAAAAGGTTTGGAATGACCTTTACCACTTTCTCAGGAATAGCTATTTTCATAGCATTGCTCGGGTTATTCGCCCTTACTACTTTCGTTCTCCAAAGGCGTTTCAAAGAAATTGCTGTGCGAAAAGTGTTGGGAGCTTCGGTTACCTCTCTTATTAACATGATTATCAAAGACTTCACCAAGCTTGTTCTCCTAGGAAGTATCATAGGAATAGGTGCTGCATTTTATTGGTTGAATGATTGGCTTCAAGGCTATGCCAATCGCATTGAGATCACATGGTATTTGCTAATCTTACCTATCATCATCATACTCATATTGACATGGGTTGTTGTTAGTGCCAAATCATACAAGGCAGCTGTTGCCAATCCTTCCCAAGCACTAAAAGACGAGTAG